In Pseudarthrobacter sp. ATCC 49987, the following proteins share a genomic window:
- a CDS encoding relaxase/mobilization nuclease domain-containing protein: protein MIPNITKGTRMHGLIAYLAGPGRANEHTDPHLVAGSLSIMAWHNDDELNADAAQGIAKELDRARSVLGVEIPGGHVWHCSLSLRAEEGDLTDQKWADIAQDFMDEMGFTETSGRAPAQWVAIRHGHSKAGNDHIHIAASMVREDGTKWSSWRDFPRAQQAARELEKKYGLEELSPTHSTRGLRPGEREASERRGAPEPERRSLERKVRACATSAQDEAEFIRRLRRTGALVRPRYASGRDDVVVGYSVAERPPKGGRPVWFGGGHLAKDLALPKLRAEWPDSPQGAAEAVAEWQAAARGRRPVTIGREAHEPDPQMWEHYSDEVARLRETLRTVPLDDHATWAHVARETSGAFAAWSTATEATPGPLAAAADELSKTAQLRRYPVRPIRSAGPSARGASLMLMAASMGGTGTAAQAIMLRQLLNVAKAVHDMHKASNDLRKARQISHMVKYHLSQVAAALPSLPATAPTPDSEAAAAVRASTAGQIGGRSAGSVLPPKYVQARTHASTRSGSTRPDIER, encoded by the coding sequence ATGATTCCCAACATCACCAAGGGCACCCGCATGCACGGGCTCATCGCGTACCTTGCCGGGCCCGGCCGGGCGAACGAACATACCGACCCGCACCTTGTCGCTGGCTCACTGTCGATCATGGCCTGGCATAACGACGACGAACTGAACGCCGACGCCGCCCAGGGCATTGCCAAGGAATTGGACCGGGCCAGAAGCGTCCTGGGTGTCGAGATTCCCGGCGGGCATGTCTGGCACTGCTCCCTGTCGCTGCGCGCCGAGGAAGGCGACCTTACCGACCAGAAGTGGGCGGACATTGCGCAGGACTTCATGGACGAGATGGGGTTTACCGAAACCAGCGGACGGGCACCGGCCCAGTGGGTGGCGATCCGTCATGGCCACAGCAAAGCCGGAAACGACCACATCCACATCGCTGCGTCCATGGTCCGCGAGGACGGCACGAAGTGGAGCAGCTGGCGGGACTTCCCCCGGGCACAACAAGCCGCCCGGGAGCTTGAGAAAAAGTACGGCCTGGAAGAACTTTCGCCCACGCATTCCACCCGCGGCCTCCGGCCAGGAGAACGCGAAGCCTCCGAGCGGCGGGGAGCCCCGGAACCGGAACGCCGGTCCCTGGAACGCAAGGTCCGTGCCTGCGCGACGTCGGCCCAGGATGAGGCCGAATTCATTCGACGCCTGCGCCGTACCGGCGCCCTGGTCAGGCCGCGGTACGCGTCCGGACGTGACGACGTCGTGGTCGGCTACAGCGTGGCAGAACGTCCCCCCAAAGGTGGCCGACCCGTTTGGTTCGGAGGCGGTCACCTCGCCAAAGACCTCGCCCTGCCCAAGCTCCGTGCCGAGTGGCCCGACAGCCCACAAGGTGCCGCCGAGGCGGTCGCAGAATGGCAGGCAGCTGCACGCGGACGCCGCCCGGTCACGATCGGCCGCGAAGCCCACGAACCTGACCCGCAAATGTGGGAGCACTACAGCGACGAAGTTGCCCGGCTCCGCGAAACGCTCCGCACCGTGCCGCTGGACGATCACGCGACCTGGGCGCACGTTGCACGCGAGACATCCGGCGCCTTCGCAGCCTGGTCCACGGCAACAGAGGCAACGCCAGGACCACTCGCAGCAGCAGCCGACGAGCTGTCCAAGACAGCACAACTGCGGCGCTACCCGGTCCGCCCCATCCGCAGCGCAGGACCATCCGCCCGCGGCGCCTCGCTCATGCTCATGGCGGCTTCGATGGGCGGCACCGGAACCGCCGCGCAGGCAATCATGCTGCGCCAGCTGCTCAACGTCGCCAAGGCCGTCCACGACATGCACAAGGCATCCAATGACCTGCGCAAAGCACGCCAGATCAGCCACATGGTCAAGTACCACCTAAGCCAGGTCGCAGCCGCACTACCCAGCCTCCCAGCGACCGCGCCCACACCGGACAGCGAAGCTGCCGCCGCGGTACGCGCTAGTACAGCCGGCCAGATTGGCGGCCGGTCCGCGGGCTCCGTGCTGCCGCCCAAATACGTGCAGGCACGCACCCACGCGAGCACCCGAAGCGGGAGTACCCGCCCAGACATTGAGAGATAA
- a CDS encoding IS3 family transposase (programmed frameshift) has translation MPKAFPEEFRRDVVAVARKGEAPIIQIAKDFGVSPAALHRWMKIADREDGVKSGAVSDDAAKLREANKRIRLLEQEAEVMRRAVAYLSRDINPKMMYPLVRELAARDAPIRVPVAVSCRVLNFSRQAYYQWAANPVPARDWEEAHLINAAIDHHRDDPAFGYRFIADEINAGPGPGASERRIWRLCSENGILSVIHRRRRSGLKAGPPVHDDLVERDFSATAPNRKWLTDITEHHTGEGKLYLCAIKDLHSNRIVGYSMDGRMKASLAVAALDHAVALRKPAGTVVHSDRGSQFRSRKFVLALNTYGLNGSMGRVGACGDNAAMESFFSLLQKNVLNRKRWETRAELRLAITTWIERSYHRKRRQRALGRLTPIEFETIKNAASAA, from the exons ATGCCCAAAGCCTTTCCCGAAGAATTCCGCCGCGATGTCGTCGCGGTTGCCCGCAAGGGCGAAGCGCCCATCATCCAGATCGCCAAGGACTTCGGTGTCTCGCCCGCTGCCCTGCACCGCTGGATGAAGATCGCCGACAGAGAAGACGGCGTGAAGTCCGGGGCGGTGTCCGATGACGCCGCGAAGTTGCGGGAGGCCAACAAACGCATCCGGCTCCTGGAACAGGAAGCCGAAGTCATGCGCCGTGCCGTGGCCTACTTGTCCCGGGACATCAACCCA AAAATGATGTACCCGCTGGTCCGCGAGCTGGCTGCCAGGGACGCCCCGATCCGGGTTCCCGTGGCAGTGTCCTGCCGGGTACTGAATTTCTCCAGACAGGCCTACTACCAGTGGGCCGCCAATCCCGTCCCGGCCCGGGACTGGGAAGAAGCGCATCTGATCAACGCCGCCATCGATCACCACCGGGACGATCCTGCCTTCGGATACCGGTTCATCGCCGATGAGATCAACGCCGGTCCCGGCCCTGGGGCCAGTGAACGCCGGATCTGGCGGCTGTGCTCGGAGAACGGCATCCTCTCGGTGATCCACCGCCGGCGCCGGTCAGGGCTCAAGGCCGGCCCGCCGGTCCACGATGACCTCGTCGAACGGGACTTCAGCGCCACGGCACCGAACCGGAAATGGCTCACGGACATCACCGAGCACCACACCGGGGAGGGCAAGCTGTACCTGTGCGCGATCAAGGACCTTCACTCAAACCGGATCGTCGGGTACTCGATGGACGGGCGGATGAAAGCGTCCCTGGCCGTCGCCGCCCTGGACCACGCCGTGGCCCTCAGGAAACCGGCGGGCACGGTGGTCCACTCGGACAGAGGGTCCCAGTTCAGATCCAGAAAGTTCGTCCTGGCCCTGAACACCTACGGCCTGAACGGATCGATGGGCCGGGTAGGGGCATGCGGTGACAATGCAGCGATGGAATCGTTCTTCTCCCTGCTGCAAAAGAACGTCCTGAACCGGAAACGATGGGAGACCCGGGCCGAGCTCCGGCTGGCCATCACGACCTGGATCGAGCGCAGCTACCACCGCAAACGCCGTCAACGTGCCCTCGGACGGCTGACACCAATCGAGTTTGAGACAATAAAAAACGCGGCCTCAGCCGCGTAA
- a CDS encoding ImmA/IrrE family metallo-endopeptidase → MTTYIATDTQFDFAPRPGRLLQRELDARAISQAQLAARTGLSTKHINLVIKGTAPLSPDVAVTLEQILGTSAETWLHLEAAHQAHEARIERRNALAGFVDWASTFPRQLLIDRKVIDRADSGPDLAAKLLAFFSVASPNAFAKTWLEPQASYKRSQIHSIDPNLTALWLRLSELHAGDLIAEAPTYDSAKLQAAAALLPKLTVHDDVGRAFTKAQELLLGAGVVLVFVPEIPNTRISGVSRWINGTPMIAVTSRYKALDSLWFTLLHEIAHVLLHPKRSTFIDVDGFKADDDADAQETAANAFAQDHLIPPAYRAQLAATTTVKGIVSLANVLGVSPSLVAGQWAFRTKTWGGPIAKLRKKFDLADLLA, encoded by the coding sequence ATGACCACTTACATCGCCACAGACACGCAGTTCGACTTCGCACCCCGGCCCGGTCGCCTGCTGCAACGCGAGCTCGACGCTCGCGCGATCAGCCAAGCGCAACTCGCCGCCCGTACCGGGCTCAGTACTAAGCACATCAACCTCGTCATCAAGGGAACGGCCCCGCTATCTCCCGATGTCGCCGTCACTCTGGAACAAATTCTCGGGACTTCCGCCGAGACCTGGCTCCACCTGGAGGCAGCACACCAGGCACACGAGGCTCGAATCGAGAGGCGCAACGCTCTCGCTGGATTCGTAGACTGGGCGAGTACCTTCCCCCGCCAGTTACTCATCGACCGCAAAGTAATAGACAGGGCAGATTCCGGCCCCGATCTCGCGGCAAAACTTCTTGCTTTCTTCTCGGTGGCGTCTCCTAACGCGTTCGCGAAAACCTGGCTTGAGCCGCAGGCGTCCTATAAGCGAAGTCAGATCCATTCCATCGATCCGAACCTGACGGCTCTCTGGCTGCGGTTATCGGAACTGCACGCGGGCGATCTCATCGCAGAGGCCCCGACGTACGATTCTGCAAAGTTGCAAGCAGCGGCCGCCCTACTTCCTAAGCTCACCGTCCACGACGACGTAGGGAGAGCATTCACAAAAGCGCAAGAACTTTTGCTCGGCGCCGGTGTCGTTCTGGTATTTGTCCCAGAAATTCCGAACACTCGAATTAGCGGTGTATCACGCTGGATAAACGGAACGCCAATGATCGCGGTGACGAGTCGATACAAGGCTCTCGACAGCTTGTGGTTCACGCTTCTGCACGAAATCGCGCACGTACTTCTTCACCCGAAAAGAAGCACGTTCATTGATGTTGATGGGTTCAAGGCTGACGACGACGCGGACGCACAAGAAACGGCCGCCAATGCCTTCGCGCAAGACCATCTCATTCCGCCGGCCTACAGGGCACAACTTGCAGCAACGACGACGGTAAAGGGAATCGTCTCCCTTGCTAATGTGCTCGGTGTTTCCCCCAGTCTGGTTGCGGGTCAGTGGGCGTTCCGGACCAAGACCTGGGGCGGGCCGATCGCAAAGCTGCGGAAGAAATTCGATCTCGCGGACTTGCTCGCGTAG
- a CDS encoding ParB/RepB/Spo0J family partition protein, whose protein sequence is MNTTPTLEMLDPATLTVDINVRKDAALTPDFIASIKEHGVMEPVIAHRKDDDTVHVLMGQRRTRAAVEAGRTSIPVMIVESPEEAERIVTQVVENIQRAELTEADEADAYHQLSLIGVSAATIAKKTGRTKTTVESALKAKSTDTGSAALGKGYTIEAALILAEFATDGDAVEELESVIADEPDMLAHVTQQLRDRRDRAAALAALTAELEAAGTTVVERAGYDGDSENVRVSSLNRADGEPATEEDANAVHIVSSYNGHLSTVPVVAGWKELGFTLRYSGYGASAANKGPMTEEQKAERKTLIENNKLMQSATVVRRDFVKALLAKKQPPKGWQHFTVHAITHHPETASGYEGSVAAEMAGAKTGETSDRWGWNPLRDHVATSPARPEVSLIALVCAGYEKTIAKDSWRSPSIRHIDYLNRLIAWGYTASPVEQIILDSAAPAQEHPAA, encoded by the coding sequence ATGAACACCACACCCACCCTCGAAATGCTCGACCCGGCCACCCTGACCGTGGACATCAACGTCCGCAAAGACGCCGCCCTGACCCCCGATTTCATCGCCAGCATCAAAGAGCACGGCGTGATGGAACCCGTCATCGCCCACCGCAAGGACGACGACACCGTGCACGTCCTGATGGGACAGCGCCGCACCCGCGCCGCCGTCGAAGCCGGACGCACCAGCATCCCGGTGATGATCGTCGAATCCCCCGAGGAAGCCGAACGGATCGTGACGCAGGTCGTGGAGAACATCCAGCGGGCCGAACTGACCGAAGCCGACGAAGCCGACGCCTACCACCAGCTGTCCCTGATCGGCGTTTCAGCCGCCACGATCGCGAAAAAGACTGGGCGGACGAAGACGACCGTGGAGAGTGCCCTGAAGGCCAAATCCACCGACACCGGATCCGCCGCCCTGGGCAAGGGGTACACGATTGAAGCGGCCCTGATTCTGGCTGAGTTTGCCACTGATGGTGACGCGGTGGAGGAGCTGGAATCGGTCATCGCCGATGAGCCGGACATGCTCGCGCACGTCACCCAGCAGTTGCGGGACCGCCGCGACCGCGCGGCCGCACTCGCGGCGCTGACCGCCGAGCTGGAAGCCGCCGGGACCACCGTGGTGGAACGCGCCGGATACGACGGGGACAGTGAGAACGTCCGGGTGTCCTCGCTGAACCGGGCAGACGGGGAACCGGCCACCGAGGAGGACGCCAACGCCGTGCACATCGTGTCCTCCTACAACGGCCATCTCTCCACCGTCCCGGTCGTGGCCGGATGGAAAGAGCTGGGCTTCACGCTCCGGTACAGCGGGTACGGCGCATCAGCGGCGAACAAGGGTCCGATGACTGAGGAGCAGAAGGCCGAACGGAAAACCCTGATCGAAAACAACAAGCTGATGCAATCGGCAACTGTGGTCCGGCGCGACTTTGTGAAGGCGCTGCTGGCGAAGAAACAGCCGCCCAAAGGCTGGCAGCACTTCACCGTTCACGCCATCACCCACCATCCCGAAACGGCCAGCGGATACGAGGGATCCGTAGCCGCCGAGATGGCAGGAGCCAAGACGGGGGAGACCTCGGATAGGTGGGGATGGAACCCGCTGAGGGACCATGTGGCCACGTCCCCGGCCCGGCCCGAAGTATCCCTCATTGCACTGGTTTGCGCAGGGTATGAAAAGACCATCGCCAAGGACTCGTGGCGGTCCCCGAGCATCCGTCACATCGACTACCTGAACCGGCTAATTGCCTGGGGGTATACGGCCAGCCCGGTCGAGCAGATCATCCTCGACAGCGCCGCCCCCGCACAGGAACACCCAGCCGCATAA
- the mobC gene encoding plasmid mobilization relaxosome protein MobC, translating into MTEERKSARRFSRRRRANIDGDTQYVRVSMSEFERAQLKVLEERTGRSPSEILVSAALYAENSESLAERRAMAVEFIAARRYLAALSNNVNQLARHANATDEFPEAARTVLTRVRAVADRINTMLDSMMR; encoded by the coding sequence ATGACTGAAGAGCGGAAGTCAGCGCGCAGGTTCTCACGCCGCCGCCGCGCGAACATTGACGGTGACACCCAGTACGTGCGGGTGTCGATGTCGGAGTTCGAACGCGCGCAGCTCAAGGTCCTGGAGGAACGGACCGGCCGCAGCCCGTCGGAGATTCTGGTCAGTGCTGCCCTGTACGCGGAAAACTCCGAGTCGCTGGCTGAACGGCGGGCGATGGCCGTGGAATTCATTGCAGCCCGCCGCTACCTTGCTGCCCTGTCGAACAACGTCAACCAGCTCGCCCGGCACGCGAACGCCACGGACGAATTCCCGGAAGCAGCACGTACCGTTTTGACCCGGGTGCGTGCGGTCGCTGACCGGATCAATACGATGCTGGATTCGATGATGCGCTGA
- a CDS encoding ParA family protein, which yields MKIISFFNHKGGVGKTTMLFNTAVEMGILGKRILMVDFDAQANLTAISLEDEKLEEIFAVGADGLTVAHAFAPLVSGAGDVFAPEAQMVREGQVWLAAGDLKLSEFESILPSAWTEALAGNERGFRVTSAPYRLIKELAETVNADYVFVDLGPNVGALNRAVILASDYLIIPMASDLFSIRALPSVGGSLDTWVKQWRTAKSVSPTLSFKIPTGLPKILGYVSQQFNVYRGEATMAFSKWIDQMPSEMKTGLFAPLSAHDDGRGETLADPAQKLGASIGDLKNFHSLVPHAQTLRKAIFELRTDEIVRGAQVTRARQSEEQFRELCENIIVRAL from the coding sequence ATGAAAATAATCTCGTTCTTCAACCATAAGGGTGGAGTCGGCAAGACGACGATGCTCTTCAACACCGCTGTAGAGATGGGTATTCTCGGCAAGCGCATACTAATGGTCGACTTCGACGCACAGGCAAACCTCACGGCCATCTCACTGGAGGATGAAAAGCTCGAGGAGATTTTTGCGGTCGGGGCTGACGGTCTGACGGTTGCACATGCCTTTGCTCCACTAGTGAGCGGTGCAGGCGATGTTTTTGCCCCCGAGGCTCAAATGGTACGCGAGGGTCAAGTATGGCTAGCAGCTGGAGACCTGAAGCTTTCGGAGTTTGAATCGATTCTTCCGAGCGCCTGGACGGAAGCGCTTGCTGGCAACGAACGTGGCTTCCGAGTCACTAGCGCCCCATACAGGCTTATCAAAGAACTTGCTGAGACAGTCAACGCAGACTATGTCTTCGTTGATCTTGGACCCAACGTGGGCGCTCTGAACCGTGCGGTGATTCTGGCAAGTGACTACCTCATAATTCCCATGGCATCCGATCTTTTCTCAATCCGGGCTCTGCCGAGTGTTGGTGGGAGTCTGGATACTTGGGTTAAGCAGTGGAGGACCGCCAAGTCGGTGTCTCCTACTCTTAGCTTTAAGATCCCCACTGGTCTCCCCAAAATCCTTGGGTACGTTTCTCAGCAGTTCAACGTATACAGAGGAGAAGCAACCATGGCTTTTTCGAAGTGGATCGATCAGATGCCGAGCGAAATGAAAACTGGGCTGTTTGCGCCGCTCTCAGCACATGACGACGGGCGAGGCGAAACACTTGCAGACCCTGCGCAGAAACTAGGCGCGAGCATAGGGGACCTTAAAAACTTCCACAGTTTGGTTCCTCATGCCCAAACTCTGCGCAAAGCAATTTTTGAACTTCGCACCGATGAGATTGTTCGTGGGGCGCAGGTTACGAGGGCCCGGCAGAGTGAAGAGCAGTTCCGCGAACTTTGCGAGAATATTATTGTTCGCGCTCTCTAG
- a CDS encoding DUF3846 domain-containing protein → MSTCPALIIPADGREPARVETIDASLENLQTLVAGNIEAVSSYDWHFYVNEEGKILNLAPNRRAAQLVLEETGVLTDVYCGNTVFLGETDGGGEADVPEELIDLAQQLFGLHQPVS, encoded by the coding sequence ATGAGCACCTGCCCCGCCCTGATCATCCCCGCCGACGGACGCGAACCCGCACGGGTCGAAACCATCGACGCATCACTGGAGAACCTGCAAACTCTCGTGGCCGGGAACATCGAAGCCGTGAGCAGCTACGACTGGCACTTCTACGTCAACGAGGAAGGCAAGATTCTGAACCTCGCCCCTAACCGCCGCGCCGCTCAACTGGTCCTGGAAGAAACCGGCGTCCTGACCGATGTCTACTGCGGGAACACCGTGTTCCTGGGCGAGACGGACGGCGGCGGCGAGGCCGACGTCCCCGAGGAACTGATCGACCTGGCACAGCAACTCTTCGGACTGCACCAGCCGGTGAGCTGA